One Triticum dicoccoides isolate Atlit2015 ecotype Zavitan chromosome 3B, WEW_v2.0, whole genome shotgun sequence genomic window, GGCTCTGGCTCTGGCTGTGAGACTGATGTTGCTCGCTGCCCCTCTGATCCTGCGAATAGTTTGGACTAGGATTGGAAGGGATTGTGTCGGCTCCCTCGTTGTCATCTTCTGCCTCTTCAGTCTGAGCTGGTGGCTTCAGTGCGGGTAGGAGCTGGTAGTTTTCACTCAACAAAGTGTCCTGCTCTGGTGGCAGAGGAATGGAGCCAGGCGGAGCAATAGACTTGGGCAGCGGGATCTTGTTCCGGCTGCGTGCCAACTCAAGCAGAACCTGTGACATCAACAAAATAACTCGTCAACCACATATGCATACAGAGTACTTTGTGTCAGCTAGAGTTTCCAGGGATCTGATAAAACATAAAACAAGCACTTGACTTCAAAGCATAGCCACAAGGGTTGTTCATAGCCTTTATGTACGCAAGATCTTGTTTAGTTTCACTTACCGGCTAACCCGCTAGTGAGTACACTTGTGAGTGACCCTCAATCTCTAGTATCTTTGTACTACCTAATAATATGATTCATCAACATTTTAGGTATATCTTCAGATGCCAGAGTCATACACATTGAGAATCGTACCCTGTTCATTTCGTGTTTCTATACAAGTCCAGCCGTGCAttccaaaacattgttttctactccctccgttcctaaatacaagtctttgtagagatttcattatggaccacatacggatgtatatagatgcattttagagtgtagattcactcattgtgcttcgtatgtagtcctagTGGAAtcgctacaaagacttatatttaggaacggatagtGGAAtcgctacaaagacttatatttaggaacggagggagtactatgcttAGCATGTTCCTGGAGATTTGGAGAGGTGGGAGTGGGGGGCACAGGGAAAATATCTGGTGCACCggagcttgtggtgctaccggtgcaccaaaCTCACATTGTGCTTTTACAAtgttcaaaaaattatgaaaaaaattagCACGCTTGCACAACATCAATGTAGATTGTCACAAAATTTCAAGTCAAAATTCAAAACATAACTCccaaaacaaaaatgacaaattcaacactgaatagtacataacataacttgggctttagatttggcccattatcacactgatgttaaatttgtcatttttatatctcAAAAAATATTTCAACTTTTTATATGATATTTTGTGATATCAATCATTGATGTTGTGTTAACATGCTAGaatttttttctgattttttaaaatattctatgacatccggtgcaccggtagcaccacaagtgcGGGTGCACCGGATACATTCCCGGGGGGCACCAGTGTACCAGTGAATTGGCAGATAACCGTCATTACAGGGTGTTATGTGGGGAATTCCATCTCGGAGGAAACCCACAGGCCACAGCAGTCACATTCTGCAGCACTTCAAATATGCATCCATCCAAGACACTGATCTGGAGTCACCTATATAAAGGTCCCGTAGCTGCAGTGACTGATGCAAGTTATCAATAAAGAAGTCTCCCCCTAATCTCTATTCGCCACTACCCCGTTACCTTTCTGATCTGTGATGGCCACAGTGCCTCCTAGTCGATACCTCATCAGCCCTCTAACAGATGCTCTCCCTTCTATGTGATtatttgacttgacccatccatgaaGAGTGTCCAAATCTGAGGCTCTAACAGATGCTTGATtatttgacttgacccatccatgaaGAGTCTCCAAAAACGGAAGTTATCAAGAATACACATAATATATCTAAAGAGTAAAGCCAACTAATAAGGAAACCGAGTATTCTTGTTTCCAGTTGCAACAGAAGGCTGCTACGGTACAAAGCAGCATCTCTGCACTAACAGAAGAGGGTATTTATTTCTTGCTTGGTTCTCAAAGGTTAAATTGCGTATATGGAACTACTAGTTGCACATGATTCCTAAGATTTTAGACCCTTCAGCAGCATTCAACTTTCCAAACAAGAAATGGGCTTAGCTGAACATTCCTAACAAGATATGGTGTCATGGACTGAACTTAAGTCAATGTTCTGCCCCAACTGGTCTCTCCTTGCATCATGTGTGCAGATATGGAAGGTTTTCCTTGATGGAGGTTAGAAAGTGCtcttttgctttttttacttttagAAGGGGTTCTGTTCTGCTACCTTCACTTCTGACTTTTCCCACCAATTGGTATATTGAACTTGTATCAGCAATGATATTCGTACGTACAGGTTCGACAAAAAGTTTTACGTACCAGTTCATTGAAGTGACGGTTGCTAAAATCGTGGGAGCAGTAACAATCTAAAATAAACCAGTATGTATGGATTTCATAAGATTTTTAAATAAGAATAGGATTTTCCTTACATCGAGAAGGCGTTCGTTTCTGCTACTAGCTGCACACTGGGATTTAAATCTCGGTGCTCCCTGATTACCCCACCAAACTGGCAAAAGTTCTGTCAGTTCCAACTTCCTAAAGGATAAAGAGTCATCTCGGTCCTAGTGGTAGGGTGGTACTGGTAATGTACTTGAGATGAATCTGGGTTCGACTCCCACATTCCCTCCTTTTTTTTCATTATAATTTCAGTATAAAATTGTCTGATATGTTGGTCCCTCGGACGGCTACAAGTGTAGAAAAAACGACATATCATGAGCCCAAGGACTAAAAACCACAATCTCTGTATTGCGTTGCGGATGGTGGCTTCTAACCACCATGTCTGAAGCTTTGCTTGATGTGTTCTTATTGTGGAACGCCATATCTGGATTGTTTCTTCCGCGACACATCTGCACATCATCTACAGTGCTTGCTTATCCTTTCCCCAATGGAGTCCATAACATTCCCTCCGAATCTGATAGGTTCACAAGAAAGCCGGTCCTGGATCTAGAGTTTAAAGTGGACCCGTGTCCTCGTCATTGACCAATTGAATGAAGCTGCGATACCTAATAATTTGTCGGAATCTAACGAAGATATATAGTGCTAGGGTTTTTGGTGAGATTGGTCGTACTCTTACCTCGCGGGGCGGCGGCTGGGAGAAGGAGAAGTTGACCTTGGCCTGGAtggcgaggcggacgtcgtcggcgTCGAGCTGGGGCTTGGCTGCGTGGTCGGCGTAGACCTGGGCGTCGCCGAGCACGTCCCCGACGTAGCGGTAGGCCAGGTCCAGGAACTGGTGCACGACGCGCGGCTCGTACTCGCCCTCGCCGAGCCCCATCGACCGGAGGAGCTCCCGCACCACGCGCGCGTCGCGAGGCTCGTCCGGGCAGGAGGCTgctcccgctgccgccgccgcggaCGGAAGCGATGGCCGCACGCCGCCGCGGACGGAAGCGATGGCCGCACGCCGCCGCTGTCCATGCTCTGATTGCTGTGTCCTGGCTGGTGGGGGTTCCGGGGAACGAATCAGGGTTAGATGTTCTGACATTTAAAAGATGGAAAGTTGTATCGCTGCCAACAAAGACGCTTTGACCGAGTGGTTAAGACGTGTGCCTGCTAAGTACATGGGGTTTCCCCGCGAGAGTTCGAATCTCTCAGGCGTCGTTAATTTTTAGTCTACTCTCTGTCGTATTTCATTCTACTCCTTTTTTGTCTATGTCTTATTTCTATCTACTCCATTTTCTCTCCgccttattaattaattaattaatttttgtGAAAGTCTTTTTCCCCGCGAGAGTTCGAATCTCTCAGGCGTCGTTAATTTTTAGTCTACTCTCTGTCGTATTTCATTCTACTCCTTTTTTGTCTATGTCTTATTTCTATCTACTCCATTTTCTCTCCgccttattaattaattaattaatttttgtGAAAGTCTTTTTCTCCAAAGCATCAAGTTTTTAATTCTTTGGCTTATTTCTCTATGCTCCATCTTTTTCGTGTTTTTTCTCTGTCTTATTTCATTCTACTCCATTTTTCTCTATGTCTTATTTCTATATAATCAGGCGTCAAAGATTAAAGCCACGGTCATTTTTCTCTTTACGGCGGTGGACTTGGGGGCTGGCGCCTTGGAGCCACtgaaccaggccgaagtagctgctcggCAATGGCTCTGTGGGCCAGAGGTTGATGCAGATGTCCTTCATGACCGACCTCGCCATGCGGTACAGCTCCATCAGCTACTTCATTTGGTTGTTCAATAGCGGCGTATGCGATGGCACCTGGAGTTGGCCCAGAAACCCTTCTGCTCGGAGTCGCCCTCAATGGAACCGTAGTAGCAGTCGGCATCCGACGCACTCtaacacgtctccgtcgtatctacttttcccaacgctttttactcttgttttggactctaatttgtatgatttgaatgaatctaactcggactgacgctgttttcagcagaactaccacggtgttatttttgtgcgaaaataaaagttctcgaaatggaacgaatctttttggagattttttatggaataaaagaaaaatactagagccaagaaccatcggaggggggccctgggtgagcacaacccaccagggcccccCTCCCCTCCTAGCGggccctggtggccccgctgaccatatctccgacgctataaaatcctatttttggagaaaaaattagggaggaagaattatcgtgtttcacgagacgaagccgccgccgcctcctattcttcatcgggaggccagatgtggagtccgtttggggctccggagagggaaatctttgatcttcgtcatcaccaatcgttctccatcgccaattccatgatgctccccaccgggagtgagtaattccttcgtagactcgttggtcggtgagggagttggatgagattcaccgtgtaatcaagttagttttgttagggcctaatccctagcatgcattatgttctaagattgatgttgctatgactttgccgtgcttaatgcttgtcgctttgggcccgggtgccatgatttcagatctgaactgtttatgttatcatcattagtatatgttctagatccgatcttgcaagttatagtcacctattacgtgttatgatccgcaaaccccagagtgacaatagtcaggatactttccggtgatgacagtaatttgaggagttcatatattcactgtgtgctaatgctttgttctggttctctattaaaaggagaccttaatatcccttagtttcttatggaccccgctgccacgggagggtaggacaaaatatgtcatgcaagttctttccataaacacgtatgtctatttatggaatacatgcctacattatatttatgaacttgagctagtgtcatatcaccctaggttatgactgttatatgatgaatatcatccaacgaattcatcgatccaatgcctacgagtttttcacatattgttcttgctaagttacaatTGCTATTGctgctgttacacttgctacaagtatcattgctatcactgttaccgttactactactgttgctactaccatcaaaactatcatattactttgctactattacactctgatttttggccctttctttttcttttaattttctgagatttttgcttgagttttctttttccgtggctatgtggtctggaaaatgaataagatgacctcttcttttcttccagagtggcttgtcatccccaaatccttccctagacctttccattttCATCTTGGACCAACCTCAATATTATTTTCCTTGGGAATATTCATTTTTctgttaaaggaataactcaatttgccttaggttgtgaag contains:
- the LOC119277808 gene encoding transcription initiation factor TFIID subunit 9-like, encoding MGLGEGEYEPRVVHQFLDLAYRYVGDVLGDAQVYADHAAKPQLDADDVRLAIQAKVNFSFSQPPPREVLLELARSRNKIPLPKSIAPPGSIPLPPEQDTLLSENYQLLPALKPPAQTEEAEDDNEGADTIPSNPSPNYSQDQRGSEQHQSHSQSQSQSQRVTFQLNAVAAAAAKRPLLTVDQLNMG